A genomic window from bacterium includes:
- the rsxC gene encoding electron transport complex subunit RsxC translates to MAYTFIGGIHPLEEKRYCCDAPIQPLEPPQVVYVPLSQHIGAPARCLVKKGDRVLLGQKIGEASGFVSSAVHASVSGKVKAIELHLHPVSGKLETMVIIENDGLDEAAAEIKPHGEDWESATPEEIRDIVASAGIVGMGGATFPAHVKLSPPKDKIIDTVLLNGAECEPYLTADHRLMLEFSNDIIRGLILIAKTLGAGKLGICVENNKPDAIKILQERAKDTNIKIYPMKVKYPQGAEKQMIYAVTGREVPSGGLPFDCGCYVQNVGTSKAIYDAVAKGTTLYQRVVTVTGPILKAPANLMVRVGTLYSDLVKACGGTTEDIFKVISGGPMMGIAQATLDVPVTKGTSGVLLFGSEDVEIKPEIACINCAKCVDACPSFLIPTRIAQYTEYGDFEMAEKLGALDCIECGSCAFVCPSDRKLLQYIRRAKTQIKADKATQK, encoded by the coding sequence ATGGCCTATACTTTTATAGGTGGTATTCACCCGCTAGAAGAGAAAAGATATTGTTGTGATGCCCCTATACAACCACTCGAACCCCCTCAGGTCGTTTATGTTCCATTATCACAACATATCGGCGCACCTGCTCGATGCCTTGTAAAAAAGGGTGATCGCGTTCTTTTAGGCCAAAAAATAGGAGAAGCCTCCGGCTTTGTCTCATCGGCGGTTCATGCCTCAGTTTCAGGGAAAGTTAAAGCAATCGAGCTTCATTTACACCCGGTTTCCGGTAAACTAGAAACGATGGTCATAATAGAAAACGACGGCCTCGATGAAGCTGCTGCTGAAATCAAACCTCACGGTGAAGATTGGGAAAGCGCTACGCCTGAAGAAATCCGCGATATAGTCGCATCGGCAGGTATTGTCGGTATGGGCGGAGCTACTTTTCCTGCACATGTCAAACTTTCGCCTCCAAAGGATAAAATAATCGATACTGTATTGCTTAATGGTGCCGAATGCGAACCGTATCTTACCGCCGATCACAGACTTATGCTGGAATTTTCGAATGACATCATTCGCGGTTTAATACTGATCGCTAAAACCCTTGGGGCCGGAAAACTTGGTATCTGCGTAGAAAATAATAAACCCGATGCGATAAAAATCCTTCAGGAGCGCGCTAAAGATACTAATATCAAAATCTATCCGATGAAAGTCAAATACCCTCAGGGTGCGGAAAAACAGATGATATATGCAGTAACTGGCAGAGAGGTTCCCAGCGGGGGTTTACCGTTTGATTGCGGTTGTTATGTCCAGAATGTCGGAACTTCCAAGGCCATATACGATGCAGTTGCGAAAGGAACGACCCTATATCAACGAGTAGTTACTGTTACCGGACCAATATTGAAAGCACCTGCAAATCTAATGGTTCGCGTAGGGACACTTTATTCAGATCTGGTTAAGGCCTGCGGCGGGACTACCGAGGATATATTTAAGGTAATCAGCGGGGGTCCCATGATGGGCATTGCACAGGCAACCCTCGATGTTCCAGTGACTAAAGGAACCAGTGGTGTGCTTCTTTTCGGTTCTGAGGATGTCGAAATCAAACCAGAAATAGCCTGCATTAATTGCGCAAAATGTGTCGATGCATGCCCGTCCTTTTTAATACCTACAAGAATAGCGCAATACACAGAATACGGCGATTTCGAGATGGCTGAAAAACTTGGAGCACTGGATTGTATCGAGTGTGGAAGTTGCGCCTTCGTATGCCCCAGTGATAGAAAACTTCTTCAGTATATTCGAAGGGCTAAGACTCAAATTAAAGCCGACAAAGCCACGCAAAAATAA
- a CDS encoding CBS domain-containing protein, translated as MRLADIIKPENIILSLQGNNIEEVIDKMLSVAKDVNKGNVSEIKNELLLREDQIGTMLGNGIFFPHARVGEKGLVNVALGINRDGINLETPDGKPIKFCFIVIAPFEKNSLLLNCRAAFLKLILTPDLSSRLFEAQTPEEVYSIIKESNINVIETLIAADVMRRDVLSIRPDLSLRKVLELMFENEIDTLPVSDEDGKLLGVVSGQEIIRMAIPKFIDGLTSLSFVKSRTPFDQILSRRDTVKAEEIMEKDFLKAHSDTSLLQIAHMMASSSEQFVFIVDPYNDGKFVGLINIRELLTTILVA; from the coding sequence GTGAGATTAGCCGATATTATCAAACCCGAAAATATTATTCTATCTCTTCAGGGGAATAATATTGAAGAGGTTATCGATAAGATGCTTTCGGTAGCCAAAGACGTGAATAAAGGGAATGTCTCCGAAATTAAAAACGAGCTTTTGCTTCGCGAAGACCAGATTGGAACCATGCTTGGTAATGGTATATTTTTCCCGCATGCAAGAGTTGGTGAAAAGGGACTCGTCAATGTTGCCTTAGGAATCAATCGTGATGGTATCAATCTTGAAACTCCCGATGGCAAACCGATTAAATTCTGCTTTATTGTTATTGCACCGTTTGAGAAAAACAGCCTCCTATTAAACTGTAGAGCTGCTTTCCTGAAACTTATATTAACGCCCGATCTATCTTCGAGGCTTTTTGAGGCCCAGACTCCAGAAGAGGTTTACTCGATCATCAAAGAAAGTAATATTAATGTTATCGAAACACTAATCGCCGCCGATGTTATGCGAAGAGATGTCCTGTCGATTCGGCCAGATTTAAGTTTGCGCAAAGTTCTCGAGTTGATGTTCGAAAACGAGATAGACACCCTTCCTGTTTCCGATGAGGATGGGAAACTCCTCGGGGTTGTCAGCGGCCAGGAGATCATTCGTATGGCTATTCCAAAATTCATTGATGGCCTTACCTCTTTAAGTTTTGTTAAAAGCCGAACCCCTTTCGACCAGATACTCTCGCGCAGAGATACCGTAAAAGCAGAAGAAATCATGGAAAAGGATTTTTTAAAGGCGCATTCAGATACAAGTCTTCTGCAGATTGCGCATATGATGGCAAGCTCTTCGGAGCAATTCGTTTTTATTGTCGATCCATATAACGATGGGAAGTTTGTTGGGCTTATCAACATACGAGAATTATTAACGACCATTCTAGTGGCTTAA